One window from the genome of Gloeomargarita sp. SRBZ-1_bins_9 encodes:
- a CDS encoding NADH-quinone oxidoreductase subunit M: MLSALIAGPVVGALLVWLVRDPRQMRLLALVVSGLMVAWAGILLSRFDLTQTGMQLVENWPWLPNLGLNYRLGADGLAISLLVLNTLITWVVVYSTPVTVERPRLYYSLVLWASAGLAGAFAAQNLLLFVLFYELELVPLYCLIGIWGGPKREYAALKFLLYTAISGVLILVGCLALGWLGGRPDFDYPQVQATVAGLGVGLQVTLLLLLLLGFAIKAPLVPLHTWLPDAYGEASPPVAVLLGGTVAKLGTYGLVRFGLELFPSVWAPLSPLLATWGVAGALFGALAAIAQKDIKRMVAYSSIGHMGYVMLGTAAGTPLAVVGAIAQMVSHGIILAILFHLVGLVERKVGTRDLNVLNGLMNPLRGLPTVSSLLVLGGMASAGIPGMMGFVAEFLIFQGSYQRFPVQTLLCVVGSALTAVYFVILINRTCFGRLDNRTAYYPRVLLAEKVPALVLAGLILFLGVQPRWLVQWSETTAQRLAVTQLASAPATQTVSLLAE, translated from the coding sequence CTTCGACCTGACCCAGACCGGGATGCAGTTGGTGGAAAATTGGCCCTGGCTGCCGAATTTGGGGTTGAACTATCGCCTGGGGGCTGATGGCTTAGCCATTTCCCTGCTGGTGCTCAATACGTTGATTACCTGGGTGGTGGTCTACAGTACGCCGGTGACGGTGGAGCGCCCCCGTTTGTATTACAGCTTGGTGTTGTGGGCCAGTGCGGGCCTGGCGGGGGCGTTCGCGGCCCAGAATCTGCTGCTGTTTGTGCTGTTTTATGAGTTGGAGTTGGTGCCTCTGTATTGCTTGATTGGGATTTGGGGGGGGCCGAAGCGGGAGTACGCGGCACTGAAGTTTTTGCTCTATACGGCGATTTCGGGGGTGCTGATCCTGGTGGGGTGCCTGGCCCTGGGCTGGCTGGGGGGACGGCCGGATTTTGACTACCCACAGGTGCAGGCAACGGTGGCCGGGTTGGGGGTTGGTTTGCAGGTGACGTTGCTGCTGCTTCTGCTGCTGGGGTTTGCCATCAAAGCGCCCCTGGTGCCCCTGCATACCTGGCTGCCAGATGCTTATGGAGAGGCGTCGCCCCCGGTGGCGGTGTTGCTAGGGGGAACGGTGGCGAAGTTGGGGACCTACGGGTTGGTGCGGTTCGGCTTGGAGCTGTTCCCGTCCGTGTGGGCACCTTTGTCGCCGCTGCTGGCTACTTGGGGGGTGGCGGGGGCCTTGTTTGGGGCGCTGGCGGCTATTGCCCAAAAGGACATCAAGCGCATGGTGGCTTACAGCTCGATTGGGCACATGGGCTACGTGATGTTGGGTACGGCGGCGGGGACTCCCCTGGCGGTAGTAGGGGCGATCGCCCAGATGGTGAGTCACGGGATCATCCTGGCGATTCTGTTCCACCTGGTGGGGTTGGTGGAGCGCAAGGTGGGTACACGGGACCTGAACGTGCTCAATGGCCTGATGAATCCTCTGCGGGGGCTGCCGACGGTGAGTTCCCTGCTGGTGCTCGGCGGGATGGCCAGTGCCGGAATTCCGGGAATGATGGGGTTTGTGGCGGAATTTCTCATCTTCCAGGGGAGTTACCAGCGCTTCCCGGTACAGACGTTGCTGTGCGTGGTGGGTTCGGCGCTGACGGCGGTGTATTTTGTGATTTTGATCAACCGCACCTGTTTCGGACGCTTGGATAACCGCACGGCCTATTACCCGCGGGTGTTGCTGGCGGAAAAGGTGCCGGCGTTGGTGCTGGCTGGGTTGATTCTGTTTTTGGGGGTGCAACCGCGCTGGCTGGTGCAGTGGAGTGAGACGACGGCCCAACGTCTGGCGGTCACCCAACTGGCCAGCGCCCCGGCGACCCAAACGGTGAGTTTATTGGCGGAATGA
- a CDS encoding CO2 hydration protein, whose product MTATVEPKTKLPPSRHEFAEVVHRLEAGGAMVPDTPENLMQIVGIWKAYAVPMDFYWRDLLYIAEQVFLNPLPFFKYFISEEYLQRHNHYAGDDADLRIWRGEATAHPELVAFLQRGETFKMPRLLHHLWHDRINMEFAEECMRAMLWHRGMGGQFDPYLDSEEYKQNADRAIRAYFRGNPLMLGLYRLFPDLFLEQCRQASYYANLGLFWEVMAPVFFEIYDRYLEGSIQTVKDAVDFLVNGIFAVAGRPIYHHVYIRGECYEIIPKSKGFMWLYEAALPYVEAVFYRTSPFRGTKSYNAQAHMVPDKQEDFHYGVLYADKFPIATAGIPPTLLAQDMLHFLPDFLVDYYRRHCRGEDDMLVQLGISFQRSMYTVTSAVFQALRAALLYPLDDPNPRHLWANRRFFEAQLDRFCRPEYGIREAARLAYVQSPDYR is encoded by the coding sequence ATGACGGCGACTGTGGAACCGAAAACGAAGCTGCCCCCGTCGCGGCATGAGTTTGCCGAGGTGGTGCATCGGTTGGAGGCGGGGGGGGCGATGGTGCCGGATACCCCGGAAAACTTGATGCAGATCGTGGGCATCTGGAAGGCCTACGCGGTGCCAATGGATTTTTACTGGCGGGACTTGCTCTACATTGCTGAGCAGGTGTTTCTCAATCCGTTGCCCTTCTTCAAGTACTTTATTTCTGAGGAGTATTTACAGCGCCACAACCACTACGCGGGAGACGATGCGGATTTGCGCATCTGGCGGGGGGAGGCGACGGCGCATCCGGAGTTGGTTGCCTTCCTGCAGAGAGGGGAAACGTTCAAAATGCCCCGCCTGCTGCACCATCTCTGGCATGACCGGATCAATATGGAATTTGCCGAGGAGTGTATGCGGGCGATGCTCTGGCACCGGGGGATGGGGGGCCAGTTTGACCCCTATCTCGACAGCGAGGAATACAAGCAAAACGCAGACCGGGCGATTCGCGCCTATTTCCGGGGCAATCCTTTGATGCTGGGGCTGTATCGCTTGTTTCCTGACTTGTTTTTGGAACAGTGCCGCCAAGCCTCCTACTACGCCAATTTGGGTCTGTTCTGGGAGGTGATGGCGCCGGTATTTTTTGAGATTTACGACCGCTACCTGGAGGGTTCGATTCAAACGGTCAAGGACGCGGTGGATTTCCTGGTCAATGGCATTTTTGCCGTAGCCGGTCGCCCGATTTATCACCACGTGTACATCCGGGGGGAGTGCTACGAGATTATTCCTAAAAGCAAGGGGTTTATGTGGCTGTACGAGGCGGCCCTGCCCTACGTGGAGGCGGTGTTTTATCGCACATCGCCGTTTCGGGGGACCAAGTCCTACAATGCCCAGGCCCACATGGTGCCGGATAAGCAGGAGGATTTCCACTACGGGGTGCTCTACGCGGATAAATTCCCCATTGCCACCGCGGGAATTCCGCCGACGCTGTTGGCCCAGGACATGCTGCATTTCCTGCCGGATTTTTTGGTGGATTACTACCGGCGGCACTGTCGGGGTGAGGACGATATGTTGGTGCAGTTGGGGATCAGCTTCCAGCGCTCCATGTACACGGTGACGTCGGCGGTGTTCCAGGCGCTGCGGGCCGCGTTGCTCTATCCCCTGGATGACCCCAATCCCCGCCATCTGTGGGCCAACCGCCGTTTCTTTGAGGCCCAGTTGGACCGGTTCTGCCGACCGGAGTACGGGATTCGCGAAGCGGCGCGTTTAGCTTACGTGCAAAGCCCGGACTATCGCTAG